One Setaria viridis chromosome 5, Setaria_viridis_v4.0, whole genome shotgun sequence genomic region harbors:
- the LOC140222786 gene encoding uncharacterized protein: protein MESQDNLRRACSEIANKLEKFVIIGAASNPRPDVAAAAKNADQPAAAVETVRCACCNVGEDCTAAYIRGVRARFCGDWLCGLCAEAVKERVRRDPGGCVAAALGAHEAECRDFNATTRLNPTLSLAGSMRRIARRSLDRRTASCQERGSLGGGAPASRAAALARSASCDPRFLADVVDEASSGDRRR from the coding sequence ATGGAGAGCCAAGACAACCTGCGACGGGCCTGCTCGGAAATCGCAAACAAGCTGGAGAAGTTCGTCATCATAGGCGCCGCCAGCAACCCACGCCCcgacgtcgccgcggcggccaagaACGCCGACcagccggcggccgcggtggagaCGGTGCGGTGCGCGTGCTGCAACGTGGGCGAGGACTGCACGGCGGCGTACATCCGCGGCGTCCGCGCGCGCTTCTGCGGCGACTGGCTGTGTGGGCTGTGCGCGGAGGCCGTGAAGGAGCGCGTGCGCCGCGACCCGGGCGgctgcgtggcggcggcgctgggcgcgCACGAGGCCGAGTGCCGGGACTTCAACGCGACGACCAGGCTGAACCCGACGCTGTCCCTGGCCGGGTCCATGCGCCGCATCGCGCGCAGGAGCCTGGACCGGAGGACGGCGTCGTGCCAGGAGCGCGgcagcctcggcggcggcgcgccggcgtccagggcggcggcgctcgcgagGTCCGCCAGCTGCGACCCGCGGTTCCTGGCCGACGTGGTGGACGAAGCCTCCTCCGGGGACCGGCGCAGATGA